Proteins encoded together in one Dermacentor variabilis isolate Ectoservices chromosome 2, ASM5094787v1, whole genome shotgun sequence window:
- the LOC142570247 gene encoding THAP domain-containing protein 2-like has product MVASCVAYGCANRLKKGCGLTFHLFPKDPELRSLWERAVRRERWHAKDGDRLCSVHFAPECFDRTGQTTRLRAGSVPSVFPAFPEHLQKPVKRKRPGRKHEDTPASNCSPQHEKSEAEEEPPVSSPTKQWYKEKVSASEEEITQLKKKG; this is encoded by the exons ATGGTTGCCTCTTGCGTTGCCTACGGATGTGCGAACAGGCTGAAGAAGGGTTGTGGCCTCACGTTTCACCT GTTTCCAAAAGATCCCGAGCTGCGGAGCCTGTGGGAGCGGGCTGTTCGCCGTGAAAGGTGGCATGCGAAAGATGGAGATCGCCTTTGCTCTGTGCATTTCGCGCCGGAGTGCTTCGACCGCACCGGACAGACAACGCGACTGCGTGCGGGTAGTGTTCCTTCTGTGTTCCCTGCGTTTCCGGAGCATCTACAGAAGCCT GTGAAAAGGAAGCGTCCAGGCCGCAAGCATGAAGACACCCCAGCCAGTAACTGCTCACCGCAGCATGAAAAGTCTGAAGCTGAAGAAGAGCCACCTGTATCTTCACCCACCAAACAATGGTACAAAGAAAAAGTAAGTGCCTCTGAGGAAGAAATAACtcagctgaaaaagaaa GGCTAG